In a single window of the Bdellovibrionales bacterium genome:
- a CDS encoding NAD(P)H-dependent oxidoreductase, with product MEILLFSGSLRVASLNKQFVAVAKDICTTIPDVDAHVIDLKALSLPVYDGDIEESGIPEGVQKLGAAVAKAQGLIISSPEYNGAMAGSLKNTIDWLSRLRPQPLLKKPILLLGASPGGFGAIRSLTSSTIPFATLGAYVYPQTFALAKAHEVLKDGTLIDPNQHKKLIELVTNYLAFVAKLNG from the coding sequence ATGGAAATATTGCTGTTCTCTGGCAGTTTACGGGTCGCTTCACTCAACAAACAATTTGTTGCGGTCGCGAAGGACATATGTACAACCATTCCTGACGTCGACGCCCACGTGATAGATCTTAAAGCGCTGTCTTTACCGGTTTATGATGGAGACATCGAAGAGAGTGGAATCCCAGAAGGTGTTCAAAAGTTGGGTGCGGCCGTTGCTAAAGCCCAAGGTTTAATCATATCTAGCCCCGAGTACAACGGCGCCATGGCGGGATCATTAAAAAACACCATCGATTGGCTTTCTCGATTGCGACCACAGCCTTTGCTTAAGAAGCCAATTTTATTATTAGGCGCATCTCCCGGTGGATTTGGCGCGATTCGCTCCTTGACCTCCTCAACGATTCCCTTCGCGACGCTGGGTGCGTATGTGTATCCGCAGACCTTTGCTCTCGCGAAGGCTCATGAGGTTTTAAAGGACGGAACTCTCATCGATCCGAATCAGCATAAAAAGCTGATCGAGCTTGTGACGAATTATCTGGCCTTCGTGGCGAAGCTCAATGGCTAA
- a CDS encoding TRL-like family protein — MRIMLFSVLAIITASLMTACASVPNRAGMGILYTDVKDFTNVEYINLGTSKKGVACANNILGMVVTGDMSIEAAKKKGGITKVATVDMEGKSILGVYSTVCLVVRGE; from the coding sequence ATGCGTATTATGTTATTTTCTGTTTTAGCTATTATCACTGCAAGTCTTATGACAGCGTGTGCTTCTGTTCCTAACCGCGCCGGCATGGGCATTTTGTACACTGATGTTAAAGATTTCACAAACGTTGAGTACATCAACCTCGGAACGTCTAAAAAAGGTGTTGCTTGCGCTAACAATATTTTAGGCATGGTTGTCACCGGAGATATGTCTATCGAAGCGGCTAAGAAAAAAGGTGGAATCACTAAAGTTGCCACTGTTGATATGGAAGGTAAATCCATCCTTGGCGTTTACTCGACAGTTTGCTTAGTTGTTCGCGGAGAGTAA
- a CDS encoding EamA family transporter — protein sequence MDTAVARWKIILNFACIYLVWGSTYLAIKYAIVGFPPFFMASVRFVFASLILYVMSRARREKPLHKVDFKIAALSGTLLVLANALVCLAETDLPSGLVAVVCGTLPIWIMLLNWQVFEGVPPQFRQVAGIFLSLVGIFLLTQSQAVAESSGTLISWLALATATVSWAFGTLIQRKSSEKNSLFRFSSVQMSVGAVCMLVIWSVFEGFDSFKPEAVTFSSVMALIYLILFGSVAAFSSYLWLNRHGEPTIVSTYALVNPVVAIWLGWLFMSEPVTLTTVLFTLLVILGIYFVVMKKKAGPLPVPAPAAE from the coding sequence ATGGATACCGCTGTCGCTCGTTGGAAGATCATACTCAATTTTGCTTGTATTTACTTAGTCTGGGGCTCCACCTATCTTGCCATCAAATATGCCATTGTGGGATTTCCCCCATTTTTTATGGCCTCCGTTCGATTTGTTTTTGCAAGTTTAATTCTTTACGTAATGAGTCGGGCTCGACGAGAAAAACCTCTGCACAAGGTGGACTTTAAAATCGCCGCACTCAGTGGAACGCTTTTGGTTTTGGCGAACGCCTTGGTGTGTCTCGCAGAAACCGACTTGCCCTCGGGATTGGTGGCTGTGGTCTGCGGCACACTGCCGATTTGGATTATGCTTCTCAATTGGCAAGTTTTCGAGGGAGTGCCCCCTCAGTTTCGTCAAGTGGCGGGGATCTTTTTGTCTCTTGTTGGAATTTTTCTACTCACTCAGTCTCAAGCGGTGGCGGAGAGCAGCGGGACTTTGATTTCGTGGTTGGCATTGGCCACCGCGACAGTGAGTTGGGCCTTCGGGACACTGATTCAAAGAAAGTCCTCAGAGAAGAATTCTTTATTTCGATTCTCTTCTGTGCAGATGAGTGTGGGCGCGGTTTGTATGTTGGTGATTTGGTCGGTGTTTGAAGGCTTCGATAGTTTTAAGCCGGAAGCCGTCACGTTTTCTTCGGTGATGGCCCTCATCTATCTGATCCTTTTTGGTTCGGTGGCGGCTTTTAGCTCGTACCTTTGGCTCAATCGTCATGGTGAACCGACAATTGTAAGTACCTACGCGCTCGTCAATCCTGTGGTGGCCATTTGGTTGGGCTGGTTGTTTATGAGCGAACCGGTGACACTGACGACCGTGCTTTTCACTCTCCTGGTCATCTTGGGAATCTATTTTGTAGTGATGAAGAAAAAGGCGGGGCCGCTTCCTGTGCCGGCACCGGCGGCGGAATAA
- a CDS encoding amino acid permease translates to MFSKKRAVLLIVANSVGTGIFTTTGFALRDLQSPWLTLLVWCVGALYSFLGVYSYAALHRKFPGSGGEYHFLSLGIHRYLGVISGFVSMVAGFTAPLAAAAIGFSVYFLRAIPLPVSSQVVAFVVLTLIFLMHYFSLQRGMKWHDHFVFLKLGLFVLLLLAAFCVSEWRIPEFSMKFDALTFSGSFFWIAYAFSGWNAVYYVASELLSDEKTVNTASYHGTLLVSLLYILMNIPLLFGVDWQKLSGSTEVVAVFFEVNTGYSVERWVSGLIALGLLSTVSAFLVIAPRVYSRMAEDRVLPTFFLFKAGEHPRHVYLFQYLITLLCIALTSFEFILRYAGFALTVCSLFSVLALFIHREKNAPLSFYFLPTIYVLLTTLLVAYGGPWF, encoded by the coding sequence ATGTTCTCCAAAAAACGCGCCGTTTTACTTATCGTTGCAAACTCCGTCGGTACCGGAATTTTTACGACCACAGGATTTGCTCTGCGGGATCTACAGTCCCCTTGGCTCACGCTATTGGTTTGGTGTGTCGGCGCACTTTATTCTTTTCTCGGGGTCTACAGTTATGCCGCCCTTCATAGAAAATTTCCCGGCTCTGGAGGCGAGTACCACTTTCTCAGTCTGGGAATTCATCGCTATCTCGGAGTCATCAGTGGCTTTGTCTCTATGGTCGCTGGCTTTACCGCGCCCTTGGCGGCCGCCGCCATCGGATTTTCGGTTTATTTTCTTCGCGCGATACCCCTCCCCGTCTCTTCGCAAGTGGTGGCCTTTGTGGTCCTTACACTTATTTTTTTAATGCACTATTTTTCCCTCCAGCGCGGGATGAAGTGGCATGATCATTTTGTTTTTTTAAAATTAGGCTTATTCGTTTTACTTTTGCTCGCTGCTTTCTGCGTTTCGGAGTGGCGCATTCCCGAGTTTTCTATGAAATTTGATGCACTGACGTTCTCAGGATCATTTTTCTGGATCGCCTATGCTTTTTCAGGATGGAACGCGGTCTATTACGTGGCGAGCGAACTTCTCAGTGACGAAAAAACCGTGAACACCGCTTCTTACCATGGGACTCTCTTGGTCAGCCTCCTGTACATCCTTATGAACATTCCACTTCTGTTTGGTGTGGATTGGCAAAAGCTGAGCGGCTCCACGGAAGTGGTCGCGGTGTTTTTTGAGGTCAATACCGGGTACTCGGTCGAGCGTTGGGTGTCCGGGCTGATCGCTCTCGGATTACTATCGACAGTCTCGGCTTTCCTCGTCATCGCCCCTCGTGTTTATTCGAGAATGGCTGAGGATCGCGTGTTGCCAACCTTCTTCCTGTTTAAAGCAGGAGAACACCCCCGCCACGTCTACTTATTCCAATATCTCATCACTCTTCTCTGCATCGCTTTAACAAGCTTCGAATTTATTCTACGTTATGCAGGATTTGCTTTAACTGTTTGCTCATTATTTTCCGTCCTCGCGCTTTTTATTCATCGAGAAAAAAACGCGCCGCTGAGCTTTTATTTTCTTCCAACAATTTATGTTTTACTCACGACACTTCTCGTTGCCTACGGTGGTCCGTGGTTTTAA
- a CDS encoding class I SAM-dependent methyltransferase: MFILLALSSFCVFSYFTLLNPILTTVLAGWQLHIIFAGPLLAFAAGNLASYLLLKTPARALTPKWLCYASVIAVPISLWLIRTQQLALDQEALLQLKALDYLLIENVLHSLFKSLQFRLLFLASIPFIFYGIFFNSLLKVVKPEDVNLFYAVEILSLSFGIVFTEVMLPRISLQGIVSLQLLLCFYFALKEDQRLRHPIIAMVSLLLLGINLFPNYLEPARNLNWSARDFSQKYKVTEKKRTWTSYAKVQTLHIAGPDGNSRIISIGDGTGHARLLTQKDGAPQTVKTHTDSITMALHPQKLLVLFSGGGSDIITIGRLYQNPPAITAVELNPYVLEHAMEATLSATPDFLKTSGTQMHITDNRAFLETTSEKFDTILYSWSGASYAHFSGAILHTTQYTFTHEALATALQHLNDNGSLVIFGANKLNLLFSIHKIKDQFGIVPEKSLALFAAKGSEKKSWRENWTIFALVIKKGALKKEEVQAIEKSLEDKDWVTLYSPFHSDTPELLPFSRAVRASTSTEAQHIINEAWGLYPEAHGDDKPFLYNFYGTQNPLSPSFWTSAFEELQSSPWRASRQALTILFLLVLACGILALLYQTRSSKSVGSVLINIGVGTLTGYFSTSMTLLLTYKTILYIGNPSRAACVAQLSFMIGGLVAAFYYRLQNGVKYLILASGAVLGFSSWILFSKTQNLIFHFPINYLTCFLGPLPFFFVSTSLFLFSIQDVKKKNEAALPLFVFINSMAAVIAAMMTPVWVESYGVRHSFIASTVLIFSFFALCTLGRFLHQRQ, encoded by the coding sequence ATGTTTATATTATTGGCACTATCTTCTTTTTGTGTCTTTAGCTATTTCACTCTTCTCAATCCCATTTTAACAACCGTCTTGGCGGGTTGGCAGCTTCACATTATTTTTGCGGGACCGCTTTTGGCCTTTGCTGCGGGCAATCTGGCCTCGTACTTGTTATTGAAGACGCCAGCGAGAGCCCTCACTCCTAAATGGCTTTGCTACGCTTCGGTGATTGCCGTCCCCATCAGTCTTTGGCTGATCCGTACGCAACAATTGGCCTTAGACCAAGAGGCTCTGCTGCAGTTAAAAGCCCTCGATTATTTGTTAATAGAAAATGTCCTCCACTCCCTTTTTAAATCATTGCAATTCCGACTGCTCTTTCTCGCCTCGATTCCCTTTATATTTTATGGAATCTTCTTTAACAGCCTCTTAAAAGTTGTAAAGCCTGAGGACGTGAACCTTTTCTATGCCGTCGAGATTTTAAGTTTGAGCTTTGGGATTGTGTTTACAGAAGTGATGCTTCCTCGAATTTCACTTCAAGGAATTGTGTCCCTCCAACTGCTCTTGTGTTTTTATTTCGCTTTAAAAGAGGATCAGAGATTGAGACATCCCATCATTGCGATGGTGTCCCTTCTCCTCCTTGGGATCAACCTATTTCCCAATTATCTTGAGCCTGCACGCAATTTAAATTGGTCCGCCCGAGATTTTTCGCAAAAGTATAAAGTGACTGAGAAGAAACGAACTTGGACCAGTTACGCCAAAGTCCAAACCCTCCACATCGCCGGGCCCGACGGAAACTCGAGAATAATTTCCATTGGGGACGGAACTGGCCATGCTCGACTCCTCACCCAAAAAGACGGAGCTCCGCAGACGGTTAAGACTCATACCGACTCCATCACCATGGCTCTCCATCCCCAAAAATTACTGGTCCTCTTCTCAGGAGGCGGCAGCGATATCATTACAATTGGTCGTCTCTACCAGAACCCCCCGGCGATCACTGCCGTCGAACTCAATCCTTACGTGCTGGAACACGCCATGGAGGCCACCTTATCGGCAACTCCCGATTTTTTAAAGACCAGCGGCACCCAAATGCACATCACCGACAATCGCGCGTTCCTCGAGACGACGTCCGAGAAATTCGACACCATCCTTTACTCTTGGTCGGGGGCGTCCTATGCCCATTTCTCCGGAGCCATTCTCCACACGACTCAATACACATTTACTCACGAAGCTCTGGCCACAGCACTTCAACATCTTAACGACAATGGGTCATTGGTGATTTTTGGAGCGAATAAACTGAATCTCCTCTTCTCGATTCATAAAATTAAAGATCAGTTTGGCATCGTACCGGAAAAGTCTTTGGCCCTCTTTGCCGCTAAAGGTTCGGAGAAGAAGAGTTGGCGAGAAAATTGGACGATCTTCGCACTGGTGATTAAAAAGGGAGCCCTCAAGAAGGAAGAGGTTCAAGCGATCGAAAAAAGCCTGGAAGACAAAGATTGGGTCACCCTATACTCTCCCTTCCACTCGGATACTCCCGAACTTCTTCCTTTTTCCAGAGCTGTGAGAGCGAGCACCTCCACAGAGGCTCAACACATCATTAACGAGGCGTGGGGACTTTACCCCGAGGCCCATGGCGATGATAAGCCTTTTTTATATAACTTTTATGGAACTCAAAATCCTCTTTCACCTTCGTTTTGGACTTCGGCCTTTGAAGAGCTTCAAAGCTCACCTTGGAGAGCCTCTCGGCAAGCTCTTACGATTTTGTTTTTGCTTGTTTTAGCCTGTGGAATTTTAGCTCTGCTCTACCAAACGCGGAGTTCGAAATCCGTGGGGTCGGTGTTAATAAATATTGGGGTGGGTACACTGACAGGATATTTTTCCACATCGATGACATTACTTTTAACCTACAAAACTATTCTTTATATCGGAAATCCCTCAAGAGCGGCGTGCGTGGCCCAACTGAGCTTTATGATCGGGGGATTAGTGGCCGCCTTTTATTATAGACTCCAAAATGGCGTAAAATATTTAATACTGGCCTCCGGTGCTGTGCTCGGGTTTTCAAGTTGGATTCTTTTTTCCAAAACCCAAAACTTAATCTTTCACTTCCCGATCAATTATTTGACGTGCTTTCTCGGACCGTTACCTTTCTTTTTCGTAAGCACTTCGCTATTTCTTTTTTCAATTCAAGACGTGAAAAAAAAGAATGAGGCCGCTCTGCCGCTGTTTGTATTTATCAATTCAATGGCGGCAGTCATTGCGGCGATGATGACACCCGTCTGGGTAGAAAGTTACGGCGTTCGCCATTCGTTTATAGCTTCAACGGTACTCATTTTTTCTTTCTTCGCTTTGTGTACACTAGGACGTTTTCTTCATCAGAGACAATAA
- a CDS encoding DEAD/DEAH box helicase, producing MKNFELFHLLPSLLQTLKSKGYKTPTEIQSAVIPLLLEGKSVVGVSETGSGKTLTYALPVLHLLKTLETQGDKITTASRPRAVVMTPSRELGEQVAKVFKVFTHDTRLRVRSALGGATFEQSRISVAGEFEILLATPGRLLQLIEKKLIDLSDVRILIFDEADQMLDQSFLRDSKIIVSFCPPEIPMALFSATVSPTVQDLMNTLFEKAQVIRSSGAGKVVKTLTTKNEKVIDGERWPVFEKHLQQKVDGGTIVFANTREQCDTIAKMITYKGYKCLLYRGEMEKLDRRTNLKKFRDGEVDLLVSTDLAARGLDLDQVGRVINYHLPKQMDNYLHRVGRTARAGREGLVVNLVTERDLPLIDSLKAGEKPPRRR from the coding sequence ATGAAGAACTTCGAGCTATTCCATCTCCTTCCGTCTCTCCTTCAAACTTTAAAATCCAAAGGTTACAAAACGCCCACTGAGATTCAGAGCGCAGTAATCCCACTCCTGCTGGAAGGAAAGTCCGTCGTGGGAGTTTCCGAAACTGGAAGTGGAAAAACTTTAACCTACGCCCTGCCCGTGCTTCATTTGTTAAAAACTTTAGAAACTCAGGGAGACAAAATTACGACGGCCTCGCGCCCCCGTGCCGTGGTAATGACTCCATCGCGCGAATTGGGCGAACAGGTTGCAAAGGTATTTAAGGTTTTCACTCATGACACTCGTTTGCGGGTGCGCTCAGCCCTCGGAGGTGCCACCTTTGAACAAAGCCGAATCAGTGTGGCTGGAGAATTTGAAATTCTTCTAGCCACCCCGGGACGACTGCTTCAGCTGATCGAGAAAAAATTGATCGATCTTTCAGATGTGCGAATACTGATCTTTGACGAGGCTGATCAAATGTTAGATCAGAGCTTCCTGCGTGATTCTAAAATTATTGTTTCCTTTTGTCCTCCGGAGATCCCGATGGCTCTCTTCTCGGCGACCGTTTCGCCCACAGTCCAAGACTTAATGAACACCCTTTTCGAAAAGGCGCAGGTGATTCGGAGTAGTGGTGCCGGCAAAGTGGTAAAGACGCTCACCACTAAAAACGAAAAGGTCATTGATGGGGAACGTTGGCCCGTTTTCGAAAAGCACCTTCAACAAAAAGTGGACGGAGGAACGATTGTTTTCGCCAACACTCGTGAGCAGTGCGACACCATTGCTAAAATGATCACCTATAAGGGTTACAAATGTCTCCTCTACCGTGGAGAGATGGAAAAATTAGACCGCCGAACAAATCTTAAAAAATTTAGAGACGGTGAAGTGGATCTTTTAGTTTCTACGGATCTTGCCGCCCGCGGCTTAGATTTAGATCAAGTGGGTCGAGTGATTAATTATCATTTGCCAAAACAGATGGACAATTATCTCCATCGCGTGGGACGAACCGCTCGCGCCGGCCGTGAAGGCTTGGTGGTGAATCTCGTCACCGAAAGAGATTTGCCATTGATCGACTCACTCAAGGCGGGTGAAAAACCTCCTCGCCGTCGTTAG
- a CDS encoding SlyX family protein, with protein sequence MNDQRLIDLEIKVFYQEKQIEDLQKVVDEQYALIDKMVKTLEVVSETIKAGDPSIQTGHYKPPHY encoded by the coding sequence ATGAACGATCAACGCCTCATCGATCTTGAGATCAAAGTGTTCTATCAAGAAAAGCAAATCGAAGACTTACAAAAAGTGGTCGACGAGCAATATGCCCTCATCGACAAAATGGTAAAAACGCTGGAGGTGGTCTCAGAAACGATAAAAGCGGGCGACCCATCGATCCAGACGGGTCATTATAAGCCTCCGCACTACTAA
- a CDS encoding tail fiber domain-containing protein has protein sequence METKNCNQWRGSSGMSLPGVMVAVSMVGILAMGVASMFEGMTKSQNMVEFRSRGDNLIEEIRAHLSQTKACMQTLSHVTLSTGAETAVNDIKNVDGSPLYAINTPYGGNTFTIARMTFNYTPGDTPSSTPNTGQGVLTFQVVAQKKVAGVSTLAPKMIGIRVVKNPSTGAIIECISLSKMTDGIWQRTANINDIYYGNGLVGIGLSNPQALLHIHSERTQGALIVSGFGDDNLTHSALYLGGEDEENLLDDSWVIAHKKLVGAPMAGAFQIQRWDGGMSSEAPMTVLKNMNVGLAGVFEPTTKLDVGGDTRIRGGLTADGTITAPLVVGTSDARLKSHVRPIVESVLDAIGSIVPVRFRWSRPSENLGADQIGVLAQNIEDIFPELVREANNIKSVDFSGMTSILIKGVQELRTENQQLRERLDKLEKQMSMGPSKE, from the coding sequence ATGGAAACTAAGAATTGCAATCAATGGAGAGGATCGTCTGGGATGTCTTTGCCCGGAGTTATGGTCGCAGTTTCGATGGTGGGCATTCTTGCTATGGGTGTAGCGAGTATGTTTGAGGGAATGACCAAGTCCCAAAATATGGTCGAGTTCCGCTCTCGTGGAGATAATCTCATCGAAGAAATTCGCGCGCATTTGAGTCAAACCAAGGCCTGCATGCAGACCTTATCTCACGTCACTCTATCGACGGGCGCCGAAACTGCGGTGAATGATATTAAAAACGTCGATGGATCTCCTCTCTATGCGATCAATACCCCCTACGGCGGCAACACGTTCACCATTGCGAGAATGACATTTAATTATACGCCGGGAGACACGCCGTCGTCCACGCCGAATACAGGTCAAGGTGTACTCACGTTTCAAGTTGTTGCCCAAAAGAAAGTGGCGGGAGTTTCCACTCTCGCTCCAAAGATGATCGGGATTCGTGTTGTTAAAAACCCATCCACCGGCGCGATCATCGAGTGCATCTCGCTTTCGAAGATGACCGATGGAATCTGGCAAAGAACCGCAAATATTAACGACATTTACTATGGGAACGGGCTCGTAGGTATTGGCTTGAGCAACCCCCAGGCGCTCCTTCATATTCACAGCGAACGTACTCAAGGGGCCTTGATTGTTAGTGGTTTTGGTGATGACAATCTTACTCATTCGGCTCTTTATCTAGGGGGTGAAGATGAGGAGAATCTTCTCGACGACTCTTGGGTCATAGCTCATAAAAAGTTAGTGGGCGCCCCGATGGCGGGGGCTTTTCAGATTCAACGTTGGGACGGAGGGATGAGTTCAGAAGCCCCAATGACAGTTTTAAAAAATATGAATGTCGGGTTGGCGGGAGTTTTTGAGCCTACGACAAAATTGGATGTCGGGGGAGATACGCGCATCCGGGGAGGACTCACGGCTGATGGAACGATCACTGCGCCGCTCGTCGTAGGAACCAGTGATGCAAGACTTAAAAGTCATGTCCGACCCATCGTCGAGAGTGTACTTGATGCCATTGGAAGTATTGTCCCTGTGCGCTTCCGATGGAGTCGCCCTTCGGAAAATTTGGGTGCCGATCAGATCGGAGTTCTAGCTCAGAATATTGAAGATATTTTTCCTGAGCTCGTGCGAGAAGCCAACAACATTAAAAGCGTCGATTTTTCTGGAATGACGTCCATTCTGATCAAGGGAGTTCAAGAGCTCCGGACTGAGAATCAACAACTGCGAGAGCGGTTGGACAAACTTGAAAAACAAATGAGTATGGGGCCATCTAAGGAATAA